A portion of the Oncorhynchus masou masou isolate Uvic2021 chromosome 11, UVic_Omas_1.1, whole genome shotgun sequence genome contains these proteins:
- the LOC135547854 gene encoding olfactory receptor 4B13-like — translation MENSSTVSSIILSAYFGMEDLKYLYFSIFLILYIAIVAENVIIIGVIYTEKTLHQPIYFLVCNLAANGLYGSTALLPALLKNVASHPSEVSLAGCQTQIYCIHTYAIVEFTILGVMSYDRYVAICHPLRYHSIMSLTKVYKLVAFTWIYPLVAFLVFFIITLQLRFCDKTINKLYCINYSLIKLSCTNTSVVNIIGLMSLVLYSVPQLVMIIYSYAHVLRVCALSSKESKLKALRTCTPHLFAIINYFVGCYFEILQSRFDTSHLPYRTQVFMSLYFLIFPPILNPAIYGLSIQAIRVKLLKLCYNKKRILSIQ, via the coding sequence ATGGAAAATTCATCAACAGTATCATCCATCATACTGTCTGCATACTTTGGAATGGAGGATCTTAAGTATTTGTACTTTAGCATTTTCCTTATTTTGTACATTGCAATTGTTGCTGAAAATGTCATTATAATTGGAGTAATTTACACTGAGAAAACATTGCATCAACCAATTTATTTCCTGGTGTGTAACTTGGCAGCAAATGGTCTCTATGGTAGCACTGCGTTGCTGCCAGCACTGTTGAAAAATGTAGCTTCCCACCCTAGTGAGGTATCTCTAGCCGGCTGTCAAACACAGATCTATTGTATACATACATATGCTATTGTTGAATTTACAATTTTAGGAGTGATGTCTTATGATAGGTATGTTGCTATATGCCATCCACTGCGGTATCATAGCATCATGTCTCTGACAAAAGTGTATAAACTTGTAgcattcacctggatttaccCTTTGGTAGCATTTCTCGTTTTTTTCATTATAACTCTTCAACTGAGATTTTGTGATAAAACTATAAATAAATTATACTGCATCAATTACTCACTTATAAAGCTCTCCTGTACAAATACGTCTGTTGTGAACATAATAGGATTAATGTCTCTGGTTTTGTATAGTGTACCACAGTTAGTTATGATAATTTACTCATATGCACATGTCCTGAGAGTCTGTGCATTATCTTCCAAAGAATCCAAACTCAAAGCACTGCGAACTTGCACTCCACACCTGTTCGCTATTATCAACTACTTTGTGGGTTGCTACTTTGAAATATTGCAAAGCCGATTTGACACAAGTCATTTACCTTACAGAACTCAAGTGTTTATGTCACTTTACTTTTTGATATTCCCTCCCATTCTTAATCCAGCAATCTATGGGTTAAGTATTCAAGCCATAAGAGTGAAGCTGTTGAAACTTTGTTATAATAAGAAAAGGATATTGTCAATACAGTAG